In a single window of the Streptomyces sp. HUAS ZL42 genome:
- a CDS encoding YbdD/YjiX family protein: MPSALLRVLRSVRWYVRELTDESAYDRYVAHVRKDHPDAAVPSRRDFERMRTDRQEADPREGFRCC, encoded by the coding sequence ATGCCGTCGGCGCTGCTACGCGTACTTAGGAGCGTGCGCTGGTATGTGCGGGAGCTGACCGACGAGTCCGCGTACGACCGCTACGTCGCGCATGTCCGGAAGGATCACCCGGACGCCGCGGTGCCGTCCCGGCGCGATTTCGAGCGGATGCGGACGGACCGTCAGGAGGCCGACCCCCGGGAGGGTTTCCGCTGCTGCTGA
- a CDS encoding carbon starvation CstA family protein: protein MRTANVRTIVIWTLVALVGATGWSVLALSRGEDVSAVWMVAAALGSYAIAYRFYSKFIAYKVLKVDKTRATPAERLDNGIDFHPTDRRVLLGHHFAAIAGAGPLVGPVLAAQMGYLPGTIWIIAGVIFAGAVQDMVVLFFSTRRDGRSLGQMAREEIGPFGGAAALVAAFAIMIILLGVLALVIVNALAASPWGTFSIGMTIPIALLMGFYLRVLRPGRVAEVSLIGVALLLLALVAGRWVAESSWADTFTLAPSTLVIWLVAYGFIASILPVWTLLAPRDYLSTFMKIGTIFMLALGVVIALPTLKMDAVTDFASRGNGPVFAGSLFPFVFITIACGALSGFHSLISSGTTPKMIQKETQVRMIGYGSMLMESSVAVMALVAASIIDPGLYFAMNAPAGVIGTTVENASQVVGSWGFQISPAALAKAAENVEESTLLSRTGGAPTLAIGVSEIFSKVTGGGLKAFWYHFAIMFEALFILTALDAGTRVGRFMLQDMLGNVVRPFKNVSWKPGLVITSGIVCGLWGYFLWVGVHEPLGGINQLFPIFGISNQLLAAVALAVCTTLLVKSGRLKWAWITGVPLAWDATVTLTASWQKVFSSDPKVGFFKQRQVFQDAIDAGKVLPPAKNMDDMHTVVTNSTVDGVLSAVLAVLIVVVIVDALRVCVRHIRRPALSTLSEAPYVESKIVAPAGLVPTKEEKEEERDAVGAATRT, encoded by the coding sequence GTGCGTACCGCGAACGTCCGAACCATCGTCATCTGGACCCTCGTCGCGCTCGTCGGCGCGACGGGCTGGTCCGTACTCGCGCTCTCCCGGGGCGAGGACGTCTCGGCCGTCTGGATGGTCGCGGCCGCCCTCGGCTCGTACGCCATCGCCTACCGCTTCTACTCGAAGTTCATCGCGTACAAGGTGCTCAAGGTCGACAAGACCAGGGCCACCCCGGCGGAACGCCTCGACAACGGCATCGACTTCCATCCCACCGACCGCCGTGTCCTGCTCGGCCACCACTTCGCGGCGATCGCGGGCGCGGGTCCCCTCGTCGGCCCGGTCCTGGCCGCGCAGATGGGCTATCTGCCCGGCACGATCTGGATCATCGCGGGGGTGATCTTCGCGGGCGCGGTGCAGGACATGGTGGTGCTGTTCTTCTCCACCCGCCGGGACGGCCGTTCACTCGGCCAGATGGCGCGCGAGGAGATCGGCCCGTTCGGCGGCGCGGCCGCGCTGGTCGCCGCGTTCGCCATCATGATCATCCTGCTCGGCGTGCTGGCCCTGGTGATCGTGAACGCGCTGGCCGCCTCCCCGTGGGGCACGTTCTCCATCGGAATGACGATCCCGATCGCCCTGCTCATGGGCTTCTACCTGCGGGTACTGCGCCCGGGCCGGGTCGCCGAGGTGTCGCTGATCGGCGTCGCGCTGCTGCTGCTCGCGCTGGTCGCCGGCCGCTGGGTCGCCGAGTCGTCCTGGGCCGACACCTTCACCCTCGCGCCCTCGACGCTGGTCATCTGGCTGGTGGCGTACGGCTTCATCGCCTCGATCCTGCCGGTGTGGACGCTGCTCGCGCCCCGCGACTACCTCTCCACCTTCATGAAGATCGGCACGATCTTCATGCTCGCCCTCGGTGTCGTGATCGCCCTGCCGACACTGAAGATGGACGCGGTCACCGACTTCGCCTCGCGCGGCAACGGCCCGGTCTTCGCGGGCTCGCTCTTCCCGTTCGTCTTCATCACCATCGCCTGCGGCGCCCTGTCGGGCTTCCACTCGCTCATATCGAGCGGCACGACGCCGAAGATGATCCAGAAGGAGACGCAGGTCCGGATGATCGGCTACGGCTCCATGCTGATGGAGTCGTCGGTCGCGGTCATGGCGCTCGTCGCGGCGAGCATCATCGACCCGGGCCTGTACTTCGCGATGAACGCACCGGCCGGCGTGATCGGCACGACCGTGGAGAACGCCTCGCAGGTGGTGGGCAGTTGGGGCTTCCAGATCTCCCCCGCCGCGCTGGCCAAGGCGGCGGAGAACGTGGAGGAGTCGACCCTGCTCTCCCGCACCGGCGGTGCGCCGACGCTCGCCATCGGCGTCTCGGAGATCTTCTCCAAGGTGACCGGCGGGGGCCTGAAGGCCTTCTGGTATCACTTCGCGATCATGTTCGAGGCGCTGTTCATCCTGACCGCACTGGACGCCGGCACGCGCGTGGGCCGTTTCATGCTGCAGGACATGCTGGGCAACGTCGTACGGCCCTTCAAGAACGTCAGCTGGAAGCCGGGCCTGGTCATCACCAGCGGGATCGTGTGCGGCCTTTGGGGCTACTTCCTGTGGGTCGGAGTCCACGAGCCCCTCGGCGGCATCAACCAGCTGTTCCCGATCTTCGGCATCTCCAACCAGCTCCTCGCCGCCGTCGCCCTCGCGGTCTGCACGACGCTCCTGGTGAAGTCCGGACGCCTCAAGTGGGCCTGGATCACCGGTGTTCCGCTGGCCTGGGACGCCACGGTGACGCTGACGGCGAGCTGGCAGAAGGTGTTCTCCAGCGACCCGAAGGTGGGGTTCTTCAAGCAGCGCCAGGTGTTCCAGGACGCGATCGACGCGGGCAAGGTCCTGCCACCCGCGAAGAACATGGACGACATGCACACCGTGGTCACCAACTCCACTGTGGACGGCGTCCTCTCGGCGGTCCTGGCCGTCCTGATCGTGGTGGTGATCGTGGACGCCCTGAGGGTCTGCGTCCGGCACATACGACGGCCCGCGCTCTCCACGCTCAGCGAGGCGCCCTACGTCGAGTCGAAGATCGTCGCCCCGGCCGGGCTGGTCCCGACGAAGGAGGAGAAGGAGGAGGAGCGCGATGCCGTCGGCGCTGCTACGCGTACTTAG
- the nagB gene encoding glucosamine-6-phosphate deaminase, which yields MEVVIVPDAEAGGELIAEAMAQLLRRKPGALLGVATGSTPLPIYQALTAKVRTGAVDTSRARIAQLDEYVGLPAEHPESYRSVLRREVLEPLGIGMDAFLGPDGTAEDVQGACEAYDRALAEAGGVDLQLLGIGTDGHIGFNEPCSSLASRTRIKTLTEQTRVDNARFFDGDIEQVPHHVITQGIGTILEARHLVLLATGEGKADAVAATVEGPVAAVCPASALQLHPHATVVVDEAAASKLKLADYFRHTYANKPEWQGI from the coding sequence GTGGAAGTAGTCATCGTTCCGGACGCCGAGGCGGGCGGTGAGCTGATAGCCGAGGCCATGGCGCAGCTCCTGCGACGCAAGCCCGGCGCGCTGCTCGGGGTGGCCACCGGCTCGACCCCGCTGCCCATCTACCAGGCGCTGACGGCCAAGGTGCGCACGGGCGCGGTGGACACCTCCCGGGCGCGGATCGCCCAGCTCGACGAGTATGTGGGGCTGCCGGCGGAGCACCCCGAGTCGTACCGCTCCGTGCTGCGCCGCGAGGTGCTGGAACCGCTCGGGATCGGGATGGACGCGTTTCTGGGGCCCGACGGCACCGCCGAGGACGTGCAGGGGGCGTGCGAGGCGTACGACAGGGCGCTGGCCGAGGCAGGCGGTGTGGACCTGCAGCTGCTCGGCATCGGGACGGACGGGCACATCGGCTTCAACGAGCCGTGCTCCTCGCTGGCTTCGCGGACCCGGATCAAGACGCTGACCGAGCAGACCCGGGTCGACAACGCACGCTTCTTCGACGGTGACATCGAGCAGGTGCCTCACCACGTCATCACGCAGGGCATCGGCACCATCCTGGAGGCACGGCACCTGGTGCTGCTCGCCACCGGTGAGGGCAAGGCGGACGCGGTCGCCGCGACCGTCGAGGGGCCGGTGGCCGCGGTGTGCCCCGCCTCCGCGCTCCAGCTGCACCCGCACGCCACCGTCGTCGTCGACGAGGCAGCCGCGTCCAAGCTGAAGCTCGCGGACTACTTCCGGCACACATACGCCAACAAGCCGGAGTGGCAGGGGATCTGA
- a CDS encoding glycoside hydrolase family 3 protein, with amino-acid sequence MTTLAPAADTLTRDALTVLQPGFLGTTAPDWLLRRLGEGLASVGLFGRNIASAEQLEALTAQLRAERDDVLVAIDEEGGDVTRLEVRTGSSFPGNHALGAVDDVELTREVAFELGSRLAACGVNLNWAPSADVNSNPANPVIGVRSFGADTGLAARHTAAYVTGLQAAGVAACTKHFPGHGDTAVDSHHALPRIDVDAAVLAERELAPFRAAIAAGSRAVMTAHILVPALDADRPATLSRRILTDLLRCELGYDGLIVTDGMEMQAIAGTYGIERGSVLAIAAGADAICVGGGLADDETVRRLRDALVAAVRSGELAEERLADAAERVRALARWTVSVAKGAAVPRPEVGLVAARRALRITGAQDFTPLTEAPYVAALTPVVNFAVGDETPWGVAAELALRLPGTETGSFTGEDAGGAALTAAGDRRIVAVVRDEHRHSWMAAALDTLLAARPDTIVVEMGVPQAAPRGALHIATHGAARVCGRAAAEVIAGG; translated from the coding sequence ATGACGACACTCGCACCCGCTGCGGACACCCTGACACGTGATGCCCTGACCGTCCTCCAGCCGGGCTTTCTGGGCACCACTGCCCCGGACTGGCTGCTGCGCCGCTTGGGCGAGGGCCTTGCCTCCGTGGGCCTCTTCGGCCGGAACATCGCCTCCGCCGAGCAACTGGAGGCCCTGACCGCCCAGTTGCGCGCCGAACGCGACGACGTCCTGGTCGCGATCGACGAGGAGGGCGGGGACGTCACGCGCCTTGAGGTGCGGACGGGCTCCAGCTTCCCCGGCAACCACGCCCTCGGCGCGGTGGACGACGTGGAGCTGACGCGGGAGGTGGCCTTCGAGCTCGGCAGCCGGCTGGCCGCCTGCGGGGTGAACCTCAACTGGGCCCCGTCCGCGGACGTGAACTCCAACCCCGCGAATCCGGTCATCGGTGTCCGCTCCTTCGGCGCCGACACCGGCCTGGCCGCGCGGCACACCGCCGCCTACGTCACCGGCCTCCAGGCGGCGGGTGTCGCGGCCTGCACCAAGCACTTCCCGGGCCACGGCGACACGGCCGTCGACTCCCACCACGCCCTGCCGCGCATCGACGTGGACGCGGCGGTGCTGGCGGAGCGCGAACTCGCCCCGTTCCGCGCGGCCATCGCCGCCGGAAGCCGCGCGGTGATGACCGCCCACATCCTGGTCCCCGCGCTGGACGCCGACCGCCCGGCAACGCTGTCCCGCCGCATCCTGACGGACCTGCTGCGCTGCGAACTCGGCTACGACGGTCTGATCGTCACCGACGGCATGGAGATGCAGGCCATCGCCGGCACCTACGGCATCGAGCGCGGCAGCGTCCTCGCCATCGCCGCCGGCGCCGACGCGATCTGCGTGGGCGGCGGTCTCGCGGACGACGAGACGGTACGACGTCTGCGCGACGCCCTGGTCGCGGCGGTGCGCTCGGGCGAACTGGCCGAGGAGCGCCTGGCGGACGCGGCGGAACGCGTGCGGGCCCTGGCGCGGTGGACCGTCTCCGTCGCCAAGGGCGCCGCCGTGCCACGACCCGAGGTGGGCCTGGTCGCCGCCCGCCGCGCGCTGCGGATCACCGGCGCGCAGGACTTCACCCCGCTCACCGAGGCGCCCTACGTCGCCGCCCTCACCCCCGTCGTCAACTTCGCCGTGGGCGACGAGACCCCGTGGGGCGTGGCCGCGGAACTGGCCCTTCGGCTGCCCGGCACGGAGACCGGCAGCTTCACGGGCGAGGACGCGGGAGGCGCGGCGCTGACGGCGGCCGGCGACCGTCGGATCGTGGCCGTCGTCCGGGACGAACACCGCCACTCCTGGATGGCGGCGGCCCTCGACACCCTGCTGGCGGCCCGCCCCGACACGATCGTGGTCGAGATGGGCGTCCCCCAGGCCGCACCACGGGGTGCCCTCCACATCGCCACCCATGGCGCGGCCCGCGTCTGCGGCCGCGCGGCGGCGGAGGTCATCGCGGGGGGATGA
- a CDS encoding sugar ABC transporter substrate-binding protein produces the protein MKRKLIAAIGIAGMMVSIAACGGGDGESAKDPKDRKGDLTVWLMTDAQSTWPELVKQANAEFNKKYPGVNVKVQYQQWSDKTKKLDAALSGDSFPDVVELGNTETMTYILNGALGEIDPKKYDNSDTWISGLKDTCSYEGKLYCVPYYAGARVAIYNKDMFKGATGSDTLPTTETDLTAALDKLQKKYGAKDKAFSPLYLPGRYWYAAMSYVAAYGGKIAEYDESAKKWKATLSSPEAQQGIQHFVDLVKKYNHGDQTKDEQDHANVMANEKAALIYGNGWEAGSVTDPAANGNPKLKDKIGTAGMPGPNGKALPSFIGGSDLATVSKSKNQDLAEYWISLFTNEKSEAALAAKNILPNNTKQLEPLKSKAETAPIANAVPDAWFTPIAPGWAGVEKKETLELMLLDILKGKSVAEATKAADAQIDGLINEAS, from the coding sequence GTGAAGCGCAAGCTGATAGCCGCGATCGGTATCGCGGGCATGATGGTTTCCATCGCTGCGTGTGGGGGCGGCGACGGTGAGTCGGCCAAGGATCCGAAGGACCGCAAGGGCGATCTGACCGTCTGGCTCATGACGGACGCCCAGAGCACCTGGCCGGAGCTGGTCAAGCAGGCCAACGCCGAGTTCAACAAGAAGTACCCGGGCGTCAACGTCAAGGTCCAGTACCAGCAGTGGAGCGACAAGACCAAGAAGCTGGACGCGGCACTCTCCGGCGACTCGTTCCCCGACGTGGTCGAACTCGGCAACACCGAGACGATGACCTACATCCTCAACGGCGCTCTCGGTGAGATCGACCCGAAGAAGTACGACAACTCCGACACCTGGATCTCGGGCCTCAAGGACACCTGCAGCTACGAGGGCAAGCTCTACTGCGTGCCCTACTACGCCGGTGCGCGTGTGGCGATCTACAACAAGGACATGTTCAAGGGCGCGACGGGCAGCGACACGCTCCCCACGACCGAGACGGACCTGACCGCGGCGCTCGACAAGCTGCAGAAGAAGTACGGCGCGAAGGACAAGGCCTTCTCGCCCCTCTACCTGCCGGGCCGTTACTGGTACGCCGCGATGTCGTACGTCGCCGCGTACGGCGGCAAGATCGCCGAGTACGACGAGTCCGCCAAGAAGTGGAAGGCCACGCTCTCCTCGCCGGAGGCCCAGCAGGGCATCCAGCACTTCGTCGACCTCGTCAAGAAGTACAACCACGGTGACCAGACGAAGGACGAGCAGGACCACGCCAACGTCATGGCGAACGAGAAGGCGGCCCTGATCTACGGCAACGGCTGGGAGGCCGGAAGCGTCACCGACCCGGCGGCGAACGGCAACCCGAAGCTGAAGGACAAGATCGGCACCGCCGGCATGCCCGGCCCGAACGGCAAGGCGCTCCCGTCGTTCATCGGCGGCTCGGACCTGGCCACCGTCTCCAAGTCCAAGAACCAGGACCTGGCGGAGTACTGGATCTCGCTGTTCACCAACGAGAAGTCGGAGGCGGCGCTCGCGGCCAAGAACATCCTGCCGAACAACACCAAGCAGTTGGAGCCGCTGAAGAGCAAGGCCGAGACGGCGCCGATCGCCAACGCCGTGCCGGACGCCTGGTTCACCCCCATCGCCCCGGGCTGGGCCGGGGTCGAGAAGAAGGAAACGCTCGAGCTGATGCTGCTCGACATCCTCAAGGGCAAGTCGGTCGCGGAGGCCACCAAGGCCGCCGACGCGCAGATCGACGGCCTGATCAACGAGGCCTCCTGA
- a CDS encoding carbohydrate ABC transporter permease, which translates to MSAADMKAADPPVPVPRQPGQPESGTPAKTPGPAGSGPAGVARKRSAGPLLPYLLIAPTIVALAAVFVWPLIKTVIMSFQDVGRRELWTGEAAPWVGFDQFTNIFGDGEFWDVVWRTVLFMTVCVVATMGIGLFLALSMQRMARGLRLALTGALVAAWAMPLLVATSIFRWFADSDYGVLNMVLTKYLGLDFRGHNWWLDPKQGFLIIGAVVVWGAVPFVVITLYAALTQVPKELEEAASLDGAGTAGVFRYVTWPVIKPVFQMIATLSVIWDFNVFGQVFLIRGNKPEPEYNLLGTYYYEKAFESNSFSQGAAISLITVLLLSGVAVYYLRQLLKIGEVE; encoded by the coding sequence GTGAGTGCCGCCGACATGAAAGCAGCCGACCCTCCGGTCCCCGTCCCGCGTCAGCCCGGGCAACCGGAATCCGGAACCCCGGCGAAAACACCCGGCCCCGCGGGGAGCGGGCCGGCCGGGGTGGCCAGGAAGCGCAGCGCGGGTCCGCTTCTGCCGTATCTGCTGATCGCCCCGACCATCGTCGCGCTCGCCGCGGTGTTCGTCTGGCCGTTGATCAAGACGGTGATCATGTCCTTCCAGGACGTGGGCAGGCGCGAGTTGTGGACCGGGGAAGCGGCACCCTGGGTGGGCTTCGACCAGTTCACCAACATCTTCGGTGACGGGGAGTTCTGGGACGTAGTCTGGCGCACCGTCCTTTTCATGACCGTCTGTGTCGTGGCCACCATGGGCATCGGGCTGTTCCTCGCCCTTTCGATGCAGCGCATGGCTAGAGGGTTGCGCCTCGCCCTCACCGGCGCCCTCGTCGCCGCCTGGGCCATGCCCCTGCTCGTGGCCACCTCGATCTTCCGCTGGTTCGCGGACTCCGACTACGGCGTCCTCAACATGGTGCTGACGAAATACCTCGGGCTCGATTTCCGCGGCCACAACTGGTGGCTCGACCCCAAGCAGGGCTTCCTGATCATCGGAGCCGTCGTCGTGTGGGGCGCCGTCCCGTTCGTCGTCATCACCCTGTACGCGGCCCTCACGCAGGTCCCCAAGGAGCTGGAGGAGGCGGCCTCCCTGGACGGTGCCGGCACCGCCGGCGTCTTCCGCTACGTCACCTGGCCGGTCATCAAGCCGGTCTTCCAGATGATCGCCACGCTGTCCGTGATCTGGGACTTCAACGTCTTCGGCCAGGTCTTCCTGATCCGCGGGAACAAGCCGGAACCCGAGTACAACCTGCTCGGCACCTATTACTACGAGAAGGCGTTCGAGTCGAACTCCTTCAGCCAGGGCGCCGCCATCTCCCTGATCACGGTCCTGCTGCTGTCCGGCGTGGCCGTCTACTACCTGCGTCAGCTCCTCAAGATCGGAGAGGTCGAGTGA
- a CDS encoding TetR/AcrR family transcriptional regulator, with protein sequence MVDTPQIQAQAGTVSKPRGRPRSFDRGAALEKAVMAFWEHGYEATSVSDLTRVMGIGTPSLYAAFGDKRSLFEEAVRVYAGTYGLFQERAVEEEPTARAAVSRLLREAAAEFTDPGHPYGCLMIHAATNCTTPEVGDALRRQREAHLSAIESRIRADVATGALPPDTDASALARHAAAVFQGMSQQARDGASREELERVAEIAMAVWPRTGTHTR encoded by the coding sequence ATGGTGGACACCCCCCAGATCCAGGCGCAGGCCGGGACCGTATCCAAACCCCGCGGCCGACCCCGTTCCTTCGACCGTGGAGCCGCGCTGGAGAAGGCGGTCATGGCCTTCTGGGAGCACGGCTACGAGGCGACCTCGGTCTCCGACCTCACCCGGGTCATGGGCATCGGGACCCCCAGCCTGTACGCGGCCTTCGGTGACAAGCGGTCGCTGTTCGAGGAGGCCGTGCGCGTCTACGCGGGGACGTACGGTCTGTTCCAGGAGCGCGCCGTGGAGGAGGAGCCGACCGCCCGCGCCGCGGTTTCGCGGCTGCTGCGCGAGGCCGCCGCGGAGTTCACCGACCCCGGGCATCCGTACGGCTGCCTGATGATCCACGCGGCCACCAACTGCACGACCCCCGAGGTGGGGGACGCCCTGCGCCGGCAGCGCGAGGCGCACCTCTCGGCCATCGAGAGCCGCATCCGCGCGGACGTCGCCACCGGCGCACTTCCGCCTGACACCGACGCATCCGCGCTCGCCCGCCATGCCGCGGCCGTGTTCCAGGGCATGTCGCAGCAGGCACGGGACGGGGCGAGTCGTGAGGAACTGGAGAGGGTCGCGGAAATTGCCATGGCCGTCTGGCCCCGCACAGGAACCCACACGCGTTAG
- a CDS encoding GntR family transcriptional regulator — MSTDVSSAENEAGTTVRTARVPKYYRLKKHLLDMTETMPPGTPVPPERTLAAEFDTSRTTVRQALQELVVEGRLERIQGKGTFVAKPKVSQALQLTSYTEDMRAQGLEPTSQLLDIGYITADDTLAGLLDIGTGGRVLRIERLRMANGEPMAIETTHLSAKRFPALRRSLVKYTSLYTALAEVYDVHLAEAEETIETSLATPREAGLLGTDVGLPMLMLSRHSLDKEGKPVEWVRSVYRGDRYKFVARLKRPAE, encoded by the coding sequence ATGAGTACCGACGTCAGCAGTGCGGAGAACGAGGCAGGGACGACCGTCCGTACCGCGCGCGTGCCCAAGTACTACCGCCTGAAGAAGCACCTGCTCGACATGACGGAGACCATGCCGCCCGGCACGCCGGTCCCGCCCGAGCGGACGCTGGCGGCCGAGTTCGACACCTCCCGCACCACCGTCCGCCAGGCACTTCAGGAGCTGGTCGTCGAGGGCCGTCTCGAGCGGATCCAGGGCAAGGGCACGTTCGTCGCCAAGCCGAAGGTCTCACAGGCGCTCCAACTCACCTCCTACACCGAGGACATGCGCGCCCAGGGCCTCGAACCGACCTCGCAGCTCCTGGACATCGGCTACATCACCGCCGACGACACGCTGGCCGGCCTCCTCGACATCGGCACGGGCGGCCGGGTGCTGCGCATCGAGCGGCTGCGCATGGCCAACGGTGAGCCGATGGCCATCGAGACGACCCATCTGTCGGCGAAGCGGTTCCCCGCTCTGCGCCGGTCGCTGGTGAAGTACACGTCCCTCTACACCGCCCTCGCCGAGGTGTACGACGTCCATCTCGCGGAGGCCGAGGAGACCATCGAGACCTCCCTGGCCACCCCGCGCGAGGCGGGCCTGCTCGGCACGGACGTGGGCCTGCCGATGCTGATGCTCTCCCGGCACTCACTGGACAAGGAGGGCAAGCCGGTGGAGTGGGTGCGGTCGGTCTACCGGGGGGACAGGTACAAGTTCGTGGCACGGCTGAAGCGGCCTGCGGAGTAA
- a CDS encoding carbohydrate ABC transporter permease, which produces MSATATDRGTVRPSGKNPAFRPDRKSGSRHVHNLVGVLAFVFMAFPVYWLVISALRPNNEIRSYDQTLWPSSFTLDNFQRAVDMPNFGSALESSLIICGSAVLGGMLLSTIAAFAIGRFQFLGRKAFMIVLLAVQLLPPTAMLIPIYIQLNEFGGLNQYWGVIVLYLVSTLPFATWMIRGFVVNIPKELEESAMVDGCSRMGAFWRVVLPLLAPGLAAASIFSLINAWNEYLLAYIVLQDNDKYTLNVWLMNFTTSRGTDYGALMAASTLIAIPVVVFFMFVQKNMASGLTSGAVKG; this is translated from the coding sequence GTGAGCGCCACCGCAACCGACCGCGGGACGGTCCGCCCTTCGGGGAAGAATCCCGCGTTCCGCCCCGATCGCAAGAGCGGGAGCCGGCACGTCCACAACCTCGTCGGTGTGCTCGCCTTCGTGTTCATGGCCTTCCCGGTCTACTGGCTGGTGATCAGCGCACTGCGGCCGAACAACGAGATCCGCAGCTACGACCAGACGCTGTGGCCCAGCTCCTTCACGCTCGACAACTTCCAACGCGCCGTCGACATGCCGAACTTCGGGTCGGCGCTCGAGTCGAGCCTGATCATCTGCGGCAGCGCCGTGCTCGGCGGGATGCTCCTGTCGACGATCGCCGCCTTCGCGATCGGCCGCTTCCAGTTCCTCGGCCGCAAGGCTTTCATGATCGTGCTGCTGGCGGTCCAGCTGCTGCCGCCGACCGCAATGCTCATCCCCATCTACATCCAGCTCAACGAGTTCGGCGGGCTCAACCAGTACTGGGGTGTCATCGTCCTCTACCTGGTCTCCACGCTGCCCTTCGCCACCTGGATGATCCGCGGCTTCGTGGTCAACATCCCCAAGGAGCTGGAGGAGTCCGCGATGGTGGACGGATGCAGCAGGATGGGCGCCTTCTGGCGCGTGGTGCTCCCGCTGCTCGCGCCGGGCCTCGCGGCCGCCTCGATCTTCTCGCTCATCAACGCCTGGAACGAGTACCTGCTGGCCTACATCGTCCTCCAGGACAACGACAAGTACACGCTGAACGTGTGGCTGATGAACTTCACCACGTCCCGCGGCACCGATTACGGCGCGCTGATGGCAGCGTCCACGCTCATCGCCATCCCGGTCGTCGTCTTCTTCATGTTCGTGCAGAAGAACATGGCCTCGGGCCTGACCTCCGGCGCAGTAAAGGGATGA
- a CDS encoding DUF3311 domain-containing protein, translating to MSNVPEVRPPVVTPVRVIIALCLVAPFVAMLWVGSYAKTDPAFIGIPFFYWYQMLWVLISTALTMVAYRLWQRDQRARAARKGGVAQ from the coding sequence ATGTCGAATGTGCCTGAAGTGAGACCACCAGTGGTGACACCGGTTCGCGTGATCATCGCTCTCTGCCTCGTGGCGCCCTTCGTGGCGATGCTGTGGGTCGGCTCCTACGCCAAGACGGACCCCGCGTTCATCGGGATCCCGTTCTTCTACTGGTACCAGATGCTGTGGGTGCTGATCTCCACGGCGTTGACGATGGTCGCGTACCGGCTGTGGCAGCGTGACCAGCGCGCCCGCGCGGCCCGGAAGGGCGGTGTGGCGCAGTGA